One Micromonospora craniellae genomic region harbors:
- a CDS encoding Crp/Fnr family transcriptional regulator: MEMRLPEPGDALTGVEMFAGLEPEVRQRVIAAAVPRTYRKGQLLFVENDPGESLIVLRRGAVAVFRTAPTGERAVLSVIRPPDVLGEVSLLDASTRSASAEAIEDCTALALSRGAFMELVHSNPRILDAVMRSLGALIRRLTEQNADHVFLDLPGRVAKTLVRLAGESQAPMITIELNQSQLAEMAGGSRQSVNQAIGSFANRGWLRTEGRRIVVTDVPALRRRAGMSDR; encoded by the coding sequence GTGGAGATGCGCCTGCCGGAGCCGGGCGACGCGCTCACGGGTGTGGAGATGTTCGCCGGGCTGGAGCCGGAGGTGCGTCAGCGGGTCATCGCCGCTGCGGTGCCCCGGACGTACCGCAAGGGTCAGCTGCTGTTCGTGGAGAACGACCCCGGCGAGTCGCTGATCGTGCTGCGACGGGGAGCCGTGGCCGTGTTCCGCACCGCGCCGACCGGCGAACGGGCCGTGCTGTCGGTGATCCGACCGCCGGACGTCCTCGGTGAGGTCTCGTTGCTGGACGCCTCCACGAGGTCCGCCTCGGCGGAGGCGATCGAGGACTGCACCGCCCTCGCGCTGTCCCGGGGCGCCTTCATGGAGCTGGTGCACTCCAATCCGCGCATCCTGGACGCGGTGATGCGTTCCCTGGGCGCGCTCATCCGCCGGCTCACCGAGCAGAACGCCGACCACGTCTTCCTCGACCTGCCCGGTCGGGTCGCCAAGACACTGGTCCGGCTCGCCGGTGAGAGCCAGGCTCCGATGATCACCATCGAGCTGAACCAGAGCCAGCTCGCCGAGATGGCCGGCGGCTCGCGGCAGAGCGTCAACCAGGCGATCGGGTCGTTCGCCAACCGGGGCTGGCTGCGCACCGAGGGTCGCCGGATCGTGGTCACCGACGTGCCGGCGCTACGCCGCCGGGCGGGCATGAGCGACCGCTGA
- a CDS encoding polyadenylate-specific 3'-exoribonuclease AS, with amino-acid sequence MAYRYFYDCEFIEDGRTVELVSIGVVDEYDREFYAVSTEFDATRAVPWVRRHVLDKLPSPADRAWRSRERIRDELYDFLVEPIRDRPGEELELWAWYAAYDHVALAQLWGAMPALPREIPRYTKELRQLWEERGRPRLPNADAARHDALVDARHNLARWRAITGS; translated from the coding sequence ATGGCCTACCGCTACTTCTACGACTGCGAATTCATCGAGGACGGCCGGACCGTCGAGCTGGTCTCGATCGGCGTCGTCGACGAGTACGACCGCGAGTTCTACGCGGTCTCCACCGAGTTCGACGCGACCCGCGCCGTGCCCTGGGTACGTCGCCACGTGCTGGACAAGCTGCCCTCTCCGGCGGACCGGGCGTGGCGCTCGCGGGAGCGCATCCGCGACGAGCTGTACGACTTCCTGGTCGAGCCGATCCGCGACCGGCCCGGTGAGGAACTGGAGCTGTGGGCCTGGTACGCCGCGTACGACCACGTGGCGCTGGCGCAGCTCTGGGGGGCCATGCCGGCCCTGCCCCGGGAGATCCCCCGTTACACCAAGGAGTTGCGGCAGCTCTGGGAGGAGCGGGGGCGGCCACGGCTGCCGAACGCCGACGCGGCCCGCCACGACGCCCTGGTCGACGCCCGGCACAACCTGGCCCGGTGGCGGGCGATCACCGGTTCGTAG
- a CDS encoding 6-phosphofructokinase, giving the protein MRIGVLTGGGDCPGLNAVIRAVVRKGVASYGHEFVGFRDGWKGPLEGLSRPLGIAEVRGILPRGGTILGSSRTNPFKIENGVERIKENLAAQGVDALIAIGGEDTLGVATKLHELDVKVIGVPKTIDNDLGATDYTFGFDTAVNIAMEAIDRLHTTAESHHRTLVVEVMGRHAGWIALHAGLAGGANVILLPERQFDVEQVAGYVEKRFQHQYAPIVVVAEGAQPLEGQMVLQNQELDSFGHVRLGGIGQWLAEQLEAKTGKEARTVVLGHIQRGGTPTAFDRVLATRLGLQAIDAVHEGDWGKMVAMQSTDIVRVPLADATRELKTVPLERYAEAEVFFGS; this is encoded by the coding sequence ATGCGTATCGGCGTGCTCACCGGCGGCGGCGACTGCCCGGGTCTCAACGCGGTCATCCGGGCGGTGGTCCGTAAGGGCGTCGCCAGCTACGGCCATGAGTTCGTAGGGTTCCGGGACGGCTGGAAGGGCCCGCTGGAGGGTCTGTCCCGTCCGCTGGGCATCGCGGAGGTCCGTGGGATCCTGCCGCGCGGCGGCACCATCCTCGGCTCCTCGCGGACCAACCCCTTCAAGATCGAGAACGGCGTCGAGCGGATCAAGGAGAACCTGGCCGCGCAGGGCGTCGACGCGCTGATCGCCATCGGCGGCGAGGACACCCTCGGTGTCGCCACCAAGCTGCACGAGCTGGACGTCAAGGTCATCGGCGTGCCGAAGACCATCGACAACGACCTCGGCGCCACCGACTACACCTTCGGCTTCGACACCGCGGTCAACATCGCGATGGAGGCGATCGACCGGCTGCACACCACCGCCGAGAGCCACCACCGCACCCTGGTCGTCGAGGTGATGGGCCGGCACGCCGGCTGGATCGCTTTGCACGCCGGCCTGGCCGGTGGCGCCAACGTGATCCTGCTGCCGGAGCGGCAGTTCGACGTCGAGCAGGTCGCCGGCTACGTCGAGAAGCGCTTCCAGCACCAGTACGCCCCGATCGTCGTGGTCGCCGAGGGCGCCCAGCCGCTGGAGGGCCAGATGGTCCTGCAGAACCAGGAACTGGACTCGTTCGGCCACGTCCGGCTCGGTGGCATCGGCCAGTGGCTGGCCGAGCAGCTGGAGGCCAAGACCGGCAAGGAGGCTCGCACCGTCGTGCTCGGGCACATCCAGCGCGGTGGCACCCCGACCGCGTTCGACCGGGTGCTCGCCACCCGGCTCGGCCTGCAGGCGATCGATGCCGTGCACGAGGGCGACTGGGGCAAGATGGTCGCGATGCAGAGCACGGACATCGTCCGCGTCCCGCTCGCCGACGCCACCCGCGAGCTGAAGACCGTGCCGCTGGAGCGGTACGCCGAGGCCGAGGTCTTCTTCGGCAGCTGA
- the proC gene encoding pyrroline-5-carboxylate reductase translates to MSAGVHTVAVIGAGKIGELMLSGLLRSGWPVDRLLATARRPARAEELAARYGVRVVDNLTAVDEADVLAVSVKPQDAAALLDEIGPKVPADKLVISLCAGLPSGFFSRRLPEGTPVVRVMTNTPALVDQAMTAISAGAHATGAHLALAEEMFKPLGATIRVPETQQDAVTALSGSGPAYFYLLVEAMTDAGILLGLPRQVAHDLIVQTAIGSAVMLRDSGEHPVKLREAVTSPAGTTISAVRELENHGVRAALLAALEAARDRARELAAQAE, encoded by the coding sequence GTGTCAGCCGGGGTGCACACCGTCGCCGTGATCGGCGCGGGCAAGATCGGCGAGCTGATGCTCTCCGGCCTGCTGCGGTCCGGCTGGCCGGTGGACCGGCTGCTGGCCACCGCCCGCCGGCCGGCACGCGCCGAAGAACTCGCCGCCCGCTACGGCGTCCGGGTGGTGGACAACCTCACCGCCGTCGACGAGGCCGACGTGCTCGCCGTCTCGGTGAAGCCGCAGGACGCCGCCGCCCTGCTGGACGAGATCGGGCCCAAGGTGCCCGCCGACAAGCTGGTCATCTCGCTCTGCGCGGGCCTGCCCAGCGGCTTCTTCAGCCGCCGGCTGCCCGAGGGCACCCCGGTGGTCCGGGTGATGACCAACACCCCGGCCCTGGTGGACCAGGCGATGACCGCCATCTCCGCAGGGGCACATGCCACCGGTGCACACCTGGCGCTGGCCGAGGAGATGTTCAAGCCGCTCGGCGCGACGATCCGGGTCCCCGAGACCCAGCAGGACGCCGTCACCGCGCTCTCCGGCTCCGGCCCGGCGTACTTCTATCTGCTGGTCGAGGCGATGACCGACGCCGGCATCCTGCTCGGCCTGCCCCGGCAGGTGGCGCACGACCTGATCGTGCAGACCGCGATCGGCTCCGCGGTGATGCTGCGGGACTCCGGCGAGCACCCGGTGAAGCTGCGCGAGGCGGTCACCTCACCCGCCGGCACCACCATCTCCGCCGTACGCGAGCTGGAGAACCACGGCGTACGCGCAGCGCTGCTGGCCGCCCTGGAAGCGGCCCGCGACCGGGCCCGCGAACTGGCCGCCCAGGCTGAGTGA
- a CDS encoding DUF2203 domain-containing protein translates to MFTLAQARHLVATLHPRIDELIRVRADLAELQTDLAHHGLSALGGRPEVKGLEARLHAILDDIRQHGIEIKNVAPVLLDFPGERDGRQVLWCWLEGDSDVRWYHRADCGFAGRRPI, encoded by the coding sequence GTGTTCACACTCGCCCAGGCCCGACACCTGGTGGCCACCCTGCACCCGCGCATCGACGAGCTGATCCGGGTCCGGGCCGACCTGGCCGAGTTGCAGACCGACCTGGCCCACCACGGGCTGAGCGCGCTCGGCGGCCGACCCGAGGTGAAGGGGCTGGAGGCCCGGCTGCACGCCATCCTCGACGACATCCGGCAACACGGCATCGAGATCAAGAACGTCGCGCCGGTGCTGCTCGACTTCCCCGGCGAACGGGACGGCCGCCAGGTGCTCTGGTGCTGGCTGGAAGGCGACAGCGACGTGCGCTGGTACCACCGTGCCGACTGCGGCTTCGCTGGCCGCCGCCCGATCTGA
- the rpmF gene encoding 50S ribosomal protein L32, whose protein sequence is MAVPKRRMSRSNTRHRRANWKAAPVDLVPVQVGGMTYHVPRRLVRAVQRGYIDPSGLR, encoded by the coding sequence ATGGCCGTTCCCAAGCGTCGTATGTCCCGCAGCAACACCCGTCACCGCCGCGCCAACTGGAAAGCGGCTCCGGTCGACCTCGTGCCCGTCCAGGTCGGCGGCATGACCTATCACGTTCCCCGTCGCCTCGTCCGCGCCGTGCAGCGTGGGTACATCGACCCGAGCGGCTTGCGCTGA
- a CDS encoding GTP-binding protein, with amino-acid sequence MTGIVEHEEINLAHACVSCAIREDIVPTLERVAAQGRWKSIVACLPIAAEAVQVCRVVCWAPRNAPHVAIAAVVTALDGTTVAGDLLGDDLLDERGIATAEDDRRGVAEVSSAMVEYADLVSLTCEPDPDETALVRALARPRVPVVTDLSALDAVALTTGIRHHESVEHWVSNVRRGALPPLDSSGVWRLDLRSDRSFHPLRLQDEIVNLGGGPRRSRGCFWVPTRPNAVCVWDGAGGQASIGAGQTWKGGQPMTRITVVGLDDGAAEIVQAFNRCLLTDEELASRGRLWNEPWDGLEPWLGPISHVA; translated from the coding sequence GTGACAGGCATCGTCGAGCACGAGGAGATAAACCTCGCTCACGCCTGCGTTTCCTGCGCGATCCGCGAAGACATCGTGCCCACCCTTGAACGGGTCGCCGCGCAGGGCCGATGGAAGAGCATCGTCGCCTGCCTACCGATCGCTGCTGAAGCAGTCCAGGTCTGCCGGGTCGTATGCTGGGCCCCACGCAACGCTCCCCACGTCGCCATCGCCGCCGTCGTCACCGCGCTCGACGGTACTACGGTCGCGGGCGACCTGCTCGGCGACGACCTGCTCGATGAACGGGGTATCGCCACCGCCGAGGACGACCGACGTGGCGTTGCCGAGGTGTCCAGCGCCATGGTCGAGTACGCCGACCTGGTCAGCCTTACCTGCGAGCCCGATCCGGACGAGACAGCGCTCGTCCGGGCGTTGGCCCGACCTCGGGTACCGGTGGTAACCGACCTGTCGGCGCTCGACGCCGTTGCCCTGACCACTGGGATCCGCCACCACGAATCGGTCGAGCACTGGGTGTCGAACGTACGACGCGGTGCCCTCCCGCCGCTCGATTCAAGCGGTGTCTGGCGGCTCGACCTGCGTTCCGACCGGTCGTTCCACCCCCTCCGGCTTCAGGACGAGATAGTCAACCTCGGCGGCGGGCCACGCCGTTCCCGGGGCTGTTTCTGGGTGCCCACCCGACCCAACGCCGTCTGCGTGTGGGACGGTGCCGGCGGCCAGGCGAGCATCGGAGCCGGTCAGACATGGAAAGGGGGTCAGCCGATGACCCGCATCACCGTCGTCGGTCTCGACGACGGTGCTGCCGAGATCGTTCAGGCGTTCAACCGTTGCCTGCTCACCGATGAGGAGCTGGCGAGTCGGGGCCGGCTGTGGAACGAGCCGTGGGATGGGCTCGAACCCTGGCTCGGGCCGATCTCCCACGTAGCCTGA
- a CDS encoding FAD-dependent oxidoreductase, producing the protein MRRCDVAVIGGSAAGLAAALQLARQRRSVVVVDDDTPRNAPAAHMHGYLGREGTPPEAMRAIGREEVRSYGGNILTGRVLAARKEDDGFHLELSGGHGLVARRLLAATGILDELPDIDGLAERWGRQVFNCPFCHGWEVRDLRVVQIVTTGIGLHPTPLMRHLTDQLTVVLHDATGIDPATVQSLVASGVPVVEGAVRRVADADPDGSLIVELTNGHRLPADAVFTGARFRPRVEMLAGLGIDTTAHPNGLGNFVAVDPTGRTNVEGLFAAGNLTDPSAQVLQSAANGSWIGAQIAFSLAAEDTTAGVRPSGVAIEWDGRYGDQERMWSANPNGTLTAEATDLPPGRALDVGAGEGADALWLAQRGWRVTASDVSNKALDRIRAEAERRGLKVRTLHSDANDPAAYADETYDLVSLQYGSFQRTPEQRGLRNLLDAVAVGGTLLVVGHDLTWLQHPSDPGEQTRMYDPEAYVGIDEIVAEILASGDWRIDVNETRPRPPGAISTHHVNDVVLRAVRLNHRTE; encoded by the coding sequence GTGCGCAGGTGCGATGTCGCCGTCATCGGCGGATCGGCGGCCGGTCTGGCGGCCGCGCTGCAGCTTGCCCGTCAGCGACGCTCGGTCGTCGTCGTCGACGACGACACGCCGCGGAACGCTCCGGCAGCGCACATGCATGGCTACCTCGGACGCGAGGGCACCCCACCGGAGGCGATGCGCGCTATCGGGCGGGAAGAGGTCCGTAGCTATGGCGGCAACATCCTCACCGGCCGTGTCCTAGCGGCGCGGAAGGAAGACGACGGCTTCCACCTCGAACTCTCGGGCGGTCACGGCCTCGTCGCACGGCGGCTACTGGCCGCGACCGGCATCCTCGATGAGCTTCCCGACATTGACGGCCTCGCCGAGCGTTGGGGCCGTCAGGTGTTCAACTGCCCGTTCTGCCACGGCTGGGAGGTCCGCGACCTGCGGGTCGTGCAGATCGTCACGACGGGGATCGGTCTGCACCCGACCCCGCTGATGCGGCACCTGACCGACCAGTTGACCGTGGTTCTGCATGACGCGACGGGCATCGACCCGGCCACGGTGCAGTCCCTCGTCGCCTCTGGGGTCCCGGTGGTCGAGGGCGCGGTGCGTCGGGTGGCCGACGCCGACCCGGACGGGTCACTCATCGTGGAGCTCACCAACGGCCACCGCCTGCCGGCCGACGCGGTCTTCACCGGGGCCCGGTTCCGTCCTCGGGTCGAGATGCTCGCCGGGCTCGGTATCGACACCACCGCCCACCCCAATGGACTCGGTAACTTCGTCGCGGTCGACCCCACTGGACGGACCAATGTCGAGGGCCTCTTCGCCGCCGGGAACCTGACGGACCCGAGCGCCCAGGTCCTGCAGTCTGCGGCGAATGGTAGTTGGATCGGTGCCCAGATCGCCTTCAGCCTCGCCGCCGAAGACACCACAGCGGGTGTCCGCCCCTCCGGCGTCGCGATCGAATGGGACGGCCGATACGGGGATCAGGAACGCATGTGGAGCGCCAACCCGAACGGCACCCTCACGGCGGAGGCGACGGACCTGCCCCCCGGGCGGGCGCTCGACGTCGGCGCGGGGGAGGGAGCCGACGCGCTCTGGCTGGCCCAACGAGGCTGGCGGGTGACCGCCTCCGACGTCTCCAACAAGGCACTCGACCGCATCCGGGCCGAAGCGGAACGCCGCGGGCTCAAGGTCCGCACGCTGCACAGCGACGCCAACGACCCCGCCGCGTATGCGGACGAGACCTATGATCTCGTCTCCCTGCAGTACGGTTCGTTCCAGCGCACCCCTGAGCAGCGCGGGCTGCGCAACCTACTCGACGCCGTGGCCGTCGGTGGGACGCTGCTCGTCGTCGGCCACGACCTGACCTGGCTTCAGCACCCGTCGGACCCCGGCGAGCAGACTCGCATGTACGACCCGGAGGCGTACGTCGGCATCGACGAGATCGTCGCCGAGATCCTGGCTTCAGGCGACTGGCGCATCGACGTGAACGAGACCCGCCCCCGCCCCCCGGGAGCGATCAGCACCCACCACGTCAACGACGTCGTGCTACGCGCCGTGCGGCTGAACCACCGCACGGAGTAG
- a CDS encoding helix-turn-helix domain-containing protein, with product MSNRSEVERLARARLRSIRTTLGYSLDELARRSNLSPSTISRVETGKRTLSLDVLVPLAGALQISLDVLFEAPSDEDVVIRPVQHRSGSRVTWPLSRVDGRTMAMKVRLEPEATMPAQRVHPGYDWFLVLEGRVLLWLGERQIEVAKGEAAEFSTMTPHSMTALHGPAELIMIFDREGQRAHLHQ from the coding sequence ATGAGCAACCGCAGTGAGGTGGAGCGTCTGGCCCGCGCCCGGTTGCGGAGCATCCGCACCACGCTCGGCTACTCCCTGGACGAGCTCGCTCGGCGCAGCAACCTCAGCCCGTCGACGATCAGCCGGGTCGAGACGGGTAAACGGACGCTCAGCCTCGATGTGCTGGTGCCGCTGGCCGGCGCGCTACAGATCAGCCTCGACGTCCTCTTCGAGGCGCCCAGCGACGAGGACGTGGTGATCCGTCCCGTGCAGCACCGTTCGGGATCACGCGTCACCTGGCCGCTGAGCCGCGTCGATGGGCGCACCATGGCGATGAAGGTCCGGTTGGAGCCCGAGGCGACCATGCCCGCCCAGCGGGTCCATCCGGGGTACGACTGGTTCCTGGTGCTTGAGGGCAGGGTGCTGTTGTGGCTCGGTGAGCGGCAGATCGAGGTCGCAAAGGGCGAGGCAGCCGAGTTCTCGACGATGACACCGCACTCGATGACAGCGCTCCACGGGCCGGCCGAGCTAATCATGATCTTCGACCGAGAGGGACAGCGCGCGCATCTACACCAGTGA
- a CDS encoding isochorismatase family cysteine hydrolase, which produces MSSTRAALIVIDMQNGFINDRSRHVIPKVVELVERWEATGQPVVFTRYHNYPGSPFERLIHWSAVQHAPETEIVPELSQHAARARAVVDKRIYSYFTSEGADLAAREGWTHLFFCGVATESCVLKSAVDAFERDLTPWLVTDASASHGGQAAHDAGLLVARRFIGARQLLPAGEVTLKFTGQPSL; this is translated from the coding sequence ATGAGCAGCACACGTGCCGCCCTGATCGTCATCGACATGCAGAACGGCTTCATCAACGACCGAAGCCGGCACGTCATCCCCAAGGTCGTGGAGTTGGTCGAACGCTGGGAGGCGACAGGCCAACCCGTCGTTTTCACCCGCTACCATAACTACCCGGGCAGCCCGTTCGAGCGTCTAATCCACTGGTCGGCGGTACAGCACGCGCCGGAGACGGAGATCGTGCCCGAGCTGAGCCAACACGCCGCTCGGGCACGGGCTGTGGTCGACAAGCGCATCTACTCATACTTCACGAGCGAGGGCGCTGACCTCGCCGCCCGGGAGGGCTGGACGCACCTCTTCTTCTGCGGTGTGGCCACCGAGAGTTGCGTGCTCAAGTCAGCCGTAGACGCATTCGAGCGAGATCTCACCCCATGGCTCGTGACAGATGCCTCAGCCAGCCACGGCGGCCAAGCCGCCCATGATGCTGGCTTGTTGGTGGCCCGACGCTTCATTGGGGCACGACAGCTCCTCCCCGCCGGCGAAGTGACCCTAAAGTTTACCGGTCAGCCGTCCTTGTAG
- a CDS encoding SLATT domain-containing protein, translating into MTSRPFPDLTGQQPSAILNSLREWAEGQAEDTIAWYLRDKAARRRISRLLRGCAILLGIAGGVVPLLSAASAGIGASWGYVLLAMAGGCLAFDHFFGLSSAWMRDIATAQALQRALTEFRLDWATTGLRTEANGGYGPVGPEVARQREELIRVLVTRTAELVEAETGEWLSEFRTNIGDLNRRSEWTASSAQPSADPALRQPGSS; encoded by the coding sequence ATGACCAGCCGCCCGTTCCCTGACCTGACCGGGCAACAGCCCTCGGCCATCCTGAACAGCCTGCGCGAATGGGCGGAGGGCCAGGCTGAGGACACGATCGCGTGGTACCTGCGCGACAAGGCGGCGCGCCGCAGGATCTCCCGCCTGCTTCGCGGGTGCGCGATCCTGCTGGGCATCGCCGGGGGAGTGGTGCCGCTACTCAGCGCGGCGAGCGCCGGTATCGGTGCGAGCTGGGGCTACGTGCTGCTCGCCATGGCGGGTGGGTGCCTGGCGTTCGATCATTTCTTCGGGTTGTCATCGGCCTGGATGCGCGACATCGCCACCGCGCAGGCGCTGCAACGAGCGCTCACCGAGTTCCGGCTGGACTGGGCGACCACCGGTCTGCGTACTGAGGCCAACGGTGGATACGGCCCGGTCGGGCCGGAGGTGGCGCGGCAGCGTGAGGAACTGATCCGGGTGCTGGTGACGCGGACCGCCGAGCTGGTGGAGGCGGAGACCGGCGAATGGCTGAGCGAGTTTCGCACAAACATCGGTGACCTGAACCGGCGAAGCGAATGGACGGCCTCGTCAGCTCAGCCCTCCGCCGACCCCGCCCTGAGACAGCCGGGCTCCAGCTGA
- a CDS encoding GNAT family N-acetyltransferase, producing MTSGAYCDDSASALSAALTAAGSQWGSRNDVGLPPPRLGHPQRHVKADHGVLLVSFDAATGVCEAGCWLEPAAEGRGLVTRAVERIIDWALVERGLRRVEWRTDAGNVRSIAVARRLGMRRDGVLRKVLSRPGGLDGRRLTGAGPGQEGSGRGGQRAKRMARVPSIVSRECCP from the coding sequence GTGACGTCCGGCGCGTACTGCGATGACTCGGCGTCCGCGCTCTCGGCTGCCCTGACGGCCGCTGGCTCCCAGTGGGGCAGCCGCAACGATGTCGGCCTGCCGCCACCCCGTCTCGGCCATCCCCAGCGGCATGTCAAGGCCGATCACGGGGTGCTGCTGGTGTCGTTCGACGCGGCGACCGGGGTCTGCGAGGCGGGCTGCTGGCTGGAACCGGCGGCCGAGGGGCGTGGCCTGGTGACTCGCGCGGTCGAACGGATCATCGACTGGGCGCTGGTGGAGCGCGGCCTGCGCCGGGTCGAGTGGCGCACCGACGCCGGCAACGTCCGCAGCATCGCGGTGGCCCGTCGGCTCGGCATGCGGCGCGACGGCGTACTGCGGAAGGTGTTGTCCCGCCCGGGCGGGCTCGACGGCCGACGGCTGACGGGTGCGGGCCCCGGCCAGGAGGGCTCAGGGAGAGGCGGTCAGAGGGCGAAGCGGATGGCGAGGGTGCCGTCCATAGTGTCCCGAGAGTGCTGTCCATAG